In Rutidosis leptorrhynchoides isolate AG116_Rl617_1_P2 chromosome 2, CSIRO_AGI_Rlap_v1, whole genome shotgun sequence, one genomic interval encodes:
- the LOC139890721 gene encoding RNA-binding protein 1-like, with protein sequence MADPYLKYAPSTSTDTASVPRPGLPGHPSSAVSSLTSRPLSTAYNPFIHSLNYPQRNDFLPLDISNVLFVDGLPSDCTRREVSHLFRPFYGFRGIKLVHKEPENVGEKGMVLCFVEFIDANCAFTAMNSLQGYKFDNKKPGSRSLKIHFAKFPFRLPSDKNALHPAVSR encoded by the exons ATGGCGGATCCTTACCTGAAATATGCACCTTCAACTTCAACTGACACAG CTAGCGTCCCTAGGCCAGGCTTACCTGGTCATCCATCATCTGCAGTATCATCATTAACATCCAGACCATTGTCGACTGCCTATAATCCCTTCATTCATTCATTGAATTACCCACAGAGGAAT GATTTTCTCCCGTTAGACATATCAAATGTCTTGTTTGTAGATGGTCTCCCGAGTGACTGTACCCGAAGAGAAGTGTCTC ATCTGTTTCGTCCTTTTTATGGGTTTAGAGGAATCAAACTTGTGCACAAGGAGCCTGAAAAT GTGGGGGAGAAGGGCATGGTTCTGTGCTTTGTTGAGTTTATAGATGCGAATTGTGCTTTCACTGCTATGAATTCCCTTCAAG GTTACAAATTTGACAACAAGAAACCCGGTTCACGTTCTTTGAAGATACACTTTGCTAAATTTCCATTTCGCCTGCCATCTGATAAAAATGCGTTACACCCTGCAGTTTCAAGGTAA